The following are encoded together in the Monodelphis domestica isolate mMonDom1 chromosome 5, mMonDom1.pri, whole genome shotgun sequence genome:
- the FZD1 gene encoding frizzled-1, with translation MAELGAPRTVATGGERRQLCAAALGRLPLPLLLLLLLLLLSALPSGVRTQAAGQGQGQGPGPAGQPPQPPPPQQPQAGGQQPQPQPQQQYHGERGISIPDHGYCQPISIPLCTDIAYNQTIMPNLLGHTNQEDAGLEVHQFYPLVKVQCSAELKFFLCSMYAPVCTVLEQALPPCRSLCERARQGCEALMNKFGFQWPDTLRCEKFPVHGAGELCVGQNTSDKGTPTPSLLPEFWTSNPQHGSGAGAGGGRGGGGIGSGGASSSERGKFSCPRALKVPSYLNYHFLGEKDCGAPCEPTKVYGLMYFGPEELRFSRTWIGIWSVLCCASTLFTVLTYLVDMRRFSYPERPIIFLSGCYTAVAVAYIAGFLLEDRVVCNEKFAEDGARTVAQGTKKEGCTILFMMLYFFSMASSIWWVILSLTWFLAAGMKWGHEAIEANSQYFHLAAWAVPAIKTITILALGQVDGDILSGVCFVGLNNVDALRGFVLAPLFVYLFIGTSFLLAGFVSLFRIRTIMKHDGTKTEKLEKLMVRIGVFSVLYTVPATIVIACYFYEQAFREQWERSWVAQSCKSYAIPCPHHQGGGGGPPHPPMSPDFTVFMIKYLMTLIVGITSGFWIWSGKTLNSWRKFYTRLTNSKQGETTV, from the coding sequence ATGGCTGAGCTGGGGGCTCCTAGGACGGTCGCGACCGGCGGTGAGCGCCGGCAACTTTGTGCGGCGGCGCTCGGGAGATTGCCGCTGccgctgctactgctactgctgctgctgctactgtccGCGCTGCCGTCGGGGGTCCGGACGCAGGCGGccgggcaggggcaggggcaggggccgGGCCCCGCCGGGCAGCCACCGCAGCCTCCGCCACCGCAGCAGCCTCAGGCGGGAGGGCAACAACcgcagccccagccccagcagcAGTACCACGGCGAGCGCGGCATCTCCATCCCGGACCACGGCTACTGCCAGCCCATCTCCATCCCGCTGTGCACCGACATAGCCTACAACCAGACCATCATGCCCAACCTGCTGGGCCACACGAACCAGGAGGACGCTGGGCTCGAGGTGCACCAGTTCTACCCGTTGGTGAAGGTACAGTGCTCGGCTGAGCTCAAGTTCTTCCTTTGCTCCATGTACGCGCCTGTGTGCACAGTCCTGGAGCAGGCGCTGCCTCCCTGTCGCTCGCTGTGCGAGCGGGCCCGCCAAGGCTGCGAGGCACTTATGAATAAGTTCGGCTTCCAGTGGCCCGACACGCTCCGCTGCGAGAAGTTCCCCGTGCACGGCGCCGGCGAACTCTGCGTGGGCCAGAACACGTCGGACAAGGGCACCCCGACCCCCTCGTTGCTCCCAGAGTTCTGGACCAGCAACCCCCAGCACGGGAGCGGAGCCGGAGCCGGGGGTGGCCGCGGAGGAGGCGGCATCGGATCCGGGGGCGCCTCCTCCTCGGAGCGGGGCAAGTTCTCCTGCCCGCGGGCGCTGAAAGTGCCCTCCTACCTCAACTACCACTTCTTGGGGGAGAAGGACTGCGGCGCCCCATGCGAGCCCACCAAGGTGTACGGCCTCATGTACTTCGGTCCGGAGGAGCTGCGCTTCTCCCGCACTTGGATTGGCATCTGGTCTGTGCTCTGCTGTGCCTCCACGCTCTTCACGGTGCTCACGTACCTGGTGGACATGCGGAGATTCAGCTACCCGGAGAGGCCCATCATCTTCCTCTCAGGTTGCTACACTGCAGTGGCTGTGGCCTACATCGCCGGCTTCTTGCTGGAGGACCGGGTGGTATGCAATGAAAAGTTTGCCGAAGATGGGGCCCGAACGGTGGCCCAGGGCACCAAAAAGGAGGGTTGCACTATCCTTTTCATGATGCTGTATTTCTTCAGCATGGCCAGCTCCATATGGTGGGTGATCCTCTCTCTCACCTGGTTCCTGGCAGCGGGGATGAAGTGGGGCCATGAGGCCATTGAGGCCAATTCACAGTATTTCCACCTGGCAGCCTGGGCAGTGCCAGCCATCAAGACTATCACCATTCTGGCACTGGGTCAGGTGGATGGAGACATACTCAGTGGGGTGTGCTTTGTCGGGCTGAACAACGTGGATGCTCTGAGGGGCTTCGTGCTGGCACCCCTCTTTGTTTATCTCTTCATTGGTACCTCCTTTCTCCTGGCTGGCTTCGTGTCACTCTTCCGAATCCGAACCATCATGAAGCACGATGGCACCAAGACGGAGAAGCTAGAGAAGCTCATGGTCCGTATAGGAGTCTTCAGCGTCCTCTACACGGTACCTGCAACCATTGTCATTGCCTGCTACTTTTATGAGCAAGCCTTCAGAGAACAGTGGGAACGAAGCTGGGTGGCCCAGAGCTGCAAGAGCTATGCCATCCCTTGCCCTCACCACCAGGGTGGTGGCGGTGgccctccccacccacccatgAGCCCTGACTTCACAGTCTTCATGATCAAGTACCTCATGACATTGATTGTGGGTATCACCTCTGGGTTCTGGATCTGGTCAGGAAAGACCCTCAACTCTTGGAGAAAGTTCTATACCAGACTTACCAACAGCAAACAAGGGGAAACCACCGTTTGA